A DNA window from Streptomyces bacillaris contains the following coding sequences:
- a CDS encoding Lhr family ATP-dependent helicase, which translates to MTGSALDAFSPATRSWFAGAFSAPTAAQEGAWRAIGEGSDVLVVAPTGSGKTLAAFLASLDRLAAGPPPAEAKKRCRVLYVSPLKALAVDVERNLRSPLTGIRQESVRLGLPEPEVRVGIRSGDTPPAERRSLVTRPPDILITTPESLFLMLTSSARDALAGVETVILDEVHAVAGTKRGAHLALSLERLDELLPRPARRIGLSATVRPVGEVARFLSPQRKVEVVQPPSTKEFDLSVVVPVEDLGELGGSPATDGDAAQAEKPSIWPHVEERIADLVQAHRSTIVFANSRRLAERLCNRLNEIAYERATGTAFDPDNPAPALPEAHAPAEIMAQSGAGKGAPPLLARAHHGSVSKEQRAQVEEDLKAGRLPAVVATSSLELGIDMGAVDLVVQVESPPSVASGLQRVGRAGHQVGAVSTGVVFPKYRGDLVQAAVVTERMREGAIEALRIPSNPLDVLAQQLVAMVALDSWQADDLLALVRRAAPFASLPESAFTAVLDMLAGRYPSDAFAELRPRVVWDRVGGTVTGRPGAQRLAVTSGGTIPDRGLFGVFLAGADPKKGGGRVGELDEEMVYESRVGDVFTLGTTSWRIEDITRDRVLVSPAPGVPGRLPFWKGDQLGRPLELGRALGAFLREIGGLSEEDARLRLLAAGLDAWAADNILAYLDEQRRACGHVPDDRTILVERFRDELGDWRVVVHSPFGAQVHAPWALALSARLGERYGMDAQVMHADDGIVLRLPDADMMGLDLLDFDAPPAGDAANDGATPQFPSYDSEQPPVGATDVVFDQGEVQQIVTDQVGGSALFAARFRECAARALLLPRRSPGKRTPLWQQRQRASQLLQVASEFGSFPIVLEAVRECLQDVFDVPGLTELMGDLEARRVRLVEVTTQEPSPFARSLLFGYVAQFLYEGDSPLAERRAAALSLDSHLLAELLGQAELRELLDPEVLTELEQELQWLTEERRIKDVEGVADLLRVLGPLTDAELVERGAEPSWAPELATARRAIQVRIAGSDHWAAIEDAGRLRDALGTALPVGVPEAFTEPVKDPLGDLLARFARTHGPFTAARAAERFGLGTAVTDGALHRLAAAGRTVQGEFHPAGIGQEWCDATVLRRLRRRSLAALRQELEPVEPAALASFLPQWQHFGSSSLRGIDGLARAVEQLQGAPVPASALEKLILPSRVRGYTPAMLDELTTTGEVVWAGAGALPGKDGWLSLYPADSAPLLLPAPHPLELSALHESLLTTLNGGYGLFFRQIADQVRATTHPDYSDQQLADALWELAWSGRLTNDTLAPLRSLLGSGRTAGSTAHRARRNVPRGRYGSLTTAARPVSRTGPPTVSGRWSLLPPREPEPTHRAHALARTLLDRHGVVTRGAVQAEGVEGGFSATYRILAAFEDSGQARRGYVVEGLGAAQFAMDGAVDRLRAAATARDRRDPGTAPQALVLAAADPANAYGAALPWPESPDGAGHKPGRKAGALVVLVDGELTLYMERGGKSLLAWPSDPESPTLLAAAEALAAAARAGTLGTVTVERTNGVSALTSPLGRTLEAAGFLATPRGLRLRA; encoded by the coding sequence ATGACCGGCTCCGCTCTCGACGCCTTCTCGCCCGCGACCCGCAGCTGGTTCGCCGGTGCCTTCAGCGCGCCCACCGCCGCGCAGGAAGGTGCCTGGCGGGCCATCGGCGAGGGCAGCGACGTGCTGGTGGTCGCGCCGACCGGCTCCGGGAAGACGCTGGCCGCGTTCCTCGCCTCGCTGGACCGGCTGGCCGCCGGGCCGCCGCCCGCCGAGGCGAAGAAGCGCTGCCGCGTGCTGTACGTGTCCCCGCTCAAGGCGCTGGCGGTCGACGTGGAGCGGAATCTGCGCTCCCCGCTGACCGGCATCCGCCAGGAGTCGGTGCGCCTGGGCCTGCCCGAGCCCGAGGTGCGGGTGGGCATCCGGTCCGGTGACACCCCGCCCGCCGAGCGGCGCTCCCTGGTGACCCGGCCGCCGGACATCCTGATCACCACGCCCGAATCGCTGTTCCTGATGCTCACCTCCTCCGCCCGGGACGCGCTGGCGGGCGTCGAGACGGTGATCCTGGACGAGGTGCACGCCGTCGCCGGTACGAAGCGCGGCGCCCATCTCGCGCTCTCCCTGGAGCGGCTCGACGAGCTGCTGCCCCGGCCCGCCCGGCGGATCGGGCTCTCCGCGACGGTCCGCCCGGTCGGGGAGGTGGCCCGCTTCCTGTCGCCGCAGCGCAAGGTGGAGGTCGTCCAGCCGCCCTCCACCAAGGAGTTCGATCTGTCGGTGGTCGTCCCGGTCGAGGATCTGGGCGAGCTGGGAGGTTCCCCGGCCACCGACGGGGACGCCGCCCAGGCGGAGAAGCCCTCGATCTGGCCCCATGTGGAGGAGCGCATCGCGGATCTCGTCCAGGCGCACCGCTCCACAATCGTCTTCGCCAACTCCCGGCGGCTGGCCGAGCGGCTGTGCAACCGGCTGAACGAGATCGCGTACGAGCGGGCCACCGGCACCGCCTTCGACCCGGACAACCCCGCCCCCGCGCTCCCGGAGGCGCACGCCCCCGCCGAGATCATGGCCCAGTCCGGTGCGGGCAAGGGCGCTCCCCCGCTGCTGGCCCGCGCCCACCACGGCTCGGTCTCCAAGGAGCAGCGGGCCCAGGTGGAAGAAGACCTCAAGGCCGGGCGGCTTCCCGCCGTGGTGGCCACCTCCAGCCTGGAGCTGGGCATCGACATGGGCGCGGTCGACCTGGTGGTCCAGGTGGAGTCCCCGCCCTCCGTCGCCTCCGGCCTCCAGCGGGTGGGCCGGGCCGGGCACCAGGTGGGCGCGGTCTCCACCGGAGTGGTCTTCCCGAAGTACCGGGGCGATCTGGTGCAGGCCGCCGTCGTCACCGAGCGGATGCGCGAAGGGGCCATCGAGGCGCTGCGCATCCCGTCCAACCCGCTGGACGTCCTGGCCCAGCAGCTGGTCGCCATGGTGGCCCTGGACAGCTGGCAGGCGGACGACCTGCTGGCCCTGGTCCGCAGGGCCGCCCCCTTCGCCTCGCTCCCCGAGTCGGCGTTCACGGCCGTGCTCGACATGCTCGCCGGACGCTATCCCTCCGACGCCTTCGCGGAGCTGCGCCCCCGGGTCGTGTGGGACCGTGTCGGCGGTACGGTCACGGGCCGCCCCGGCGCGCAGCGGCTCGCCGTCACCTCGGGCGGCACCATCCCGGACCGGGGCCTCTTCGGGGTCTTCCTGGCCGGGGCCGACCCGAAGAAGGGCGGCGGCCGGGTCGGGGAGCTGGACGAGGAGATGGTCTACGAGTCCCGCGTCGGTGACGTCTTCACGCTGGGCACCACGTCATGGCGGATCGAGGACATCACCCGCGACCGGGTCCTCGTCTCCCCCGCCCCGGGCGTTCCGGGACGGCTGCCGTTCTGGAAGGGCGACCAGCTGGGCCGCCCCCTGGAGCTGGGCCGCGCCCTCGGGGCCTTCCTCCGCGAGATCGGCGGACTCTCCGAGGAGGACGCCAGGCTCCGGCTGCTGGCCGCCGGGCTGGACGCCTGGGCGGCGGACAACATCCTGGCCTATCTGGACGAGCAGCGCCGGGCCTGCGGCCATGTCCCGGACGACCGGACGATCCTGGTGGAGCGGTTCCGGGACGAGCTGGGCGACTGGCGGGTCGTCGTGCACTCCCCCTTCGGCGCCCAGGTGCACGCCCCCTGGGCGCTCGCCCTCTCCGCCCGCCTCGGTGAGCGGTACGGGATGGACGCCCAGGTCATGCATGCCGACGACGGGATCGTGCTGCGGCTCCCCGACGCCGACATGATGGGCCTGGATCTGCTCGACTTCGACGCCCCGCCCGCCGGGGACGCGGCGAACGACGGAGCGACCCCGCAGTTCCCCTCGTACGACAGCGAGCAGCCCCCGGTAGGCGCCACCGACGTCGTCTTCGACCAGGGCGAGGTGCAGCAGATCGTCACCGACCAGGTCGGTGGCTCCGCGCTGTTCGCCGCCCGCTTCCGCGAGTGCGCCGCCCGGGCCCTGCTGCTGCCCCGGCGCTCGCCAGGCAAGCGCACCCCGCTCTGGCAGCAGCGCCAGCGTGCCTCCCAGCTGCTCCAGGTGGCCTCCGAGTTCGGTTCGTTCCCGATCGTCCTGGAGGCCGTCCGCGAGTGCCTCCAGGACGTTTTCGACGTCCCCGGCCTCACGGAGCTGATGGGTGACCTGGAGGCGCGCCGGGTCCGGCTGGTCGAGGTGACCACCCAGGAGCCCTCCCCGTTCGCCCGCTCCCTCCTCTTCGGTTACGTCGCCCAGTTCCTGTACGAGGGCGACTCACCGCTGGCCGAGCGGCGGGCCGCCGCACTCTCCCTGGACTCCCACCTCCTGGCCGAGCTGCTGGGCCAGGCCGAGCTGCGCGAGCTGCTCGACCCCGAGGTCCTCACCGAGCTGGAGCAGGAGCTCCAGTGGCTCACCGAGGAGCGCCGGATCAAGGACGTCGAAGGCGTCGCGGACCTGCTGCGCGTCCTGGGCCCCCTGACCGACGCCGAGCTGGTCGAGCGGGGCGCCGAGCCCTCCTGGGCCCCGGAGCTGGCGACGGCCCGCCGGGCCATCCAGGTCCGGATCGCCGGGTCGGACCACTGGGCCGCGATCGAGGACGCGGGGAGGCTACGGGACGCGCTGGGCACGGCGCTCCCGGTCGGGGTGCCCGAGGCGTTCACCGAGCCGGTGAAGGACCCCCTGGGCGATCTCCTCGCCCGGTTCGCCCGGACGCACGGCCCGTTCACCGCCGCCCGGGCCGCCGAGCGGTTCGGCCTGGGCACCGCCGTCACGGACGGTGCGCTGCACCGGCTGGCCGCCGCCGGCCGGACCGTGCAGGGCGAGTTCCACCCGGCGGGCATCGGCCAGGAATGGTGCGACGCCACGGTGCTGCGCAGGCTGCGGCGCCGTTCGCTGGCCGCGCTCCGCCAGGAGCTGGAGCCGGTGGAGCCCGCCGCGCTCGCCTCCTTCCTCCCCCAGTGGCAGCACTTCGGCTCCAGCAGCCTGCGGGGCATCGACGGGCTGGCCCGCGCCGTCGAACAGCTCCAGGGGGCGCCCGTTCCCGCCTCGGCCCTGGAGAAGCTCATCCTGCCGAGCCGGGTCAGGGGCTACACCCCGGCGATGCTGGACGAGCTGACGACGACGGGCGAGGTCGTCTGGGCCGGAGCGGGAGCGCTGCCGGGCAAGGACGGCTGGCTCTCCCTCTACCCCGCCGACAGCGCGCCCCTGCTCCTGCCCGCCCCGCACCCGCTGGAGCTGTCGGCGCTCCACGAGTCCCTGCTCACCACCCTCAACGGGGGTTACGGCCTCTTCTTCCGGCAGATCGCCGACCAGGTCCGGGCCACCACCCACCCGGACTACTCCGACCAGCAGCTCGCCGACGCCCTCTGGGAGCTGGCCTGGTCGGGCAGGCTCACCAACGACACCCTCGCCCCCCTCCGCTCGCTCCTCGGCTCGGGCCGGACGGCGGGCTCCACCGCCCACCGCGCGCGGCGCAACGTGCCCCGCGGGCGGTACGGCTCCCTCACCACGGCCGCCCGGCCCGTCTCCCGCACCGGCCCTCCGACGGTCTCCGGCCGCTGGTCGCTGCTGCCCCCACGCGAGCCCGAGCCGACCCACCGCGCCCACGCCCTGGCCCGCACCCTGCTCGACCGGCACGGGGTGGTGACCCGGGGCGCGGTGCAGGCCGAAGGGGTGGAGGGCGGCTTCTCCGCGACGTACCGCATCCTGGCCGCCTTCGAGGACAGCGGGCAGGCCCGGCGGGGCTATGTGGTGGAGGGTCTTGGGGCCGCCCAGTTCGCGATGGACGGGGCGGTGGACCGGCTGCGGGCGGCCGCCACGGCCCGCGACCGCCGGGACCCGGGCACCGCGCCCCAGGCCCTGGTGCTCGCCGCCGCCGACCCGGCCAACGCGTACGGCGCCGCCCTGCCCTGGCCGGAGTCCCCGGACGGCGCCGGGCACAAGCCGGGCCGCAAGGCGGGGGCCCTGGTGGTCCTCGTCGACGGCGAGCTGACGCTCTACATGGAGCGCGGCGGCAAGTCCCTGCTCGCCTGGCCCTCCGACCCCGAGTCCCCCACACTGCTGGCGGCAGCCGAGGCCCTGGCCGCCGCCGCCCGCGCCGGGACGCTGGGCACCGTGACGGTGGAGCGGACGAACGGGGTCTCCGCCCTCACCTCCCCCCTGGGCCGGACCCTGGAGGCGGCCGGCTTCCTCGCCACCCCGAGAGGCCTGCGCCTGAGAGCCTGA